A portion of the Malania oleifera isolate guangnan ecotype guangnan chromosome 3, ASM2987363v1, whole genome shotgun sequence genome contains these proteins:
- the LOC131151436 gene encoding UPF0481 protein At3g47200-like — protein sequence MDLNKCVEEITRWDARVRGCYAEKIDVRIDELAEIVLVDGVFIIEVLLRFGADHNNCTTSDNNNIDPRHFKAWVLSTLRPDMILLENQLPFFVLEGLFNMAFPANERILMPSLLDLSLKFFHGLMLTTPPASKKDLPQSDIQHFVDLLRICHLPSSLRRRTGTSPVIFRSSFLRVCSTWRTGTSPTAERVSIRNATQLQDAGMKVKKSEKTRLLDIDYEAGKLQIPHMKIRDETEIVLRNLIALEIFRYRHDSYIIDYVYFMDDFIDNTKDVDLLIRNGIIENWLGDNYSVAVMFNNLTKETSLSGSNFYYHDTCERMNNFCKVAWHRWKATLKSEYCSTPWRIASTSAAIILLLLTLSQTVFSVISLWF from the exons ATGGATTTGAATAAATGCGTCGAGGAGATTACAAGATGGGATGCAAGAGTCCGCGGTTGTTACGCTGAGAAAATTGATGTCAGGATCGATGAACTCGCAGAAATTGTCCTGGTGGATGGCGTTTTCATTATCGAGGTCTTGCTGAGGTTTGGCGCTGATCATAACAATTGCACCACGAGTGACAACAACAATATCGACCCCAGACATTTTAAAGCATGGGTGCTGTCCACCTTGCGGCCTGACATGATATTGCTGGAAAACCAGCTTCCGTTCTTCGTTCTTGAGGGTCTGTTCAACATGGCTTTCCCTGCTAACGAGCGTATATTAATGCCCTCACTGCTTGATCTCTCCCTGAAATTTTTCCATGGCTTGATGCTAACGACGCCGCCCGCGTCGAAGAAAGACTTGCCCCAATCCGACATACAGCACTTCGTTGATTTACTGAGAATCTGTCATCTCCCGTCATCCCTCCGCAGGCGGACAGGCACTTCTCCCGTCATCTTCCGTTCTTCGTTCTTGAGGGTCTGTTCAACATG GCGGACAGGCACTTCTCCGACCGCCGAACGCGTGTCCATACGCAATGCAACACAGCTGCAGGATGCCGGAATGAAGGTCAAGAAAAGCGAAAAGACTCGACTGCTGGATATCGACTACGAGGCCGGGAAGCTGCAAATCCCGCACATGAAAATCAGAGACGAGACGGAAATCGTGCTCAGAAATCTCATCGCCTTGGAGATATTTCGCTACAGACACGATAGTTACATTATAGATTATGTTTACTTCATGGATGACTTCATTGACAACACCAAAGACGTGGACCTGCTCATTCGAAATGGCATCATCGAGAACTGGCTGGGCGACAACTACTCGGTGGCGGTAATGTTCAACAATCTCACCAAGGAGACGTCGCTGAGTGGAAGCAACTTCTACTATCATGACACTTGTGAACGCATGAACAACTTCTGCAAAGTTGCGTGGCACCGTTGGAAGGCAACCCTGAAGAGCGAGTATTGCAGCACTCCGTGGAGAATTGCTTCTACCTCTGCCGCCATCATTCTCCTGCTCCTCACTTTATCACAAACCGTTTTCTCTGTCATTTCGTTGTGGTTTTAA
- the LOC131151437 gene encoding uncharacterized protein LOC131151437: protein MEFKNYCMPYVCKDVDLIDGRLVYIDDNSRIIDDHVKERMHAFKSLARAFLGSASMQDSLNNLFVSINGIEREPITIKSLTKVCNFLNISAQQRKLVRLTVCPQVTQHRVWTGALEEILKGLKSDMESLTHQLFSQGTQMGHQIVSSCLKFLDGKAISYDPDSTSWMRLAPAKIVDSPANKCEEVLDMFNDLIKSLRNEEELQFHVSKLEVMKEGLAQIKDVLIDRNIGYKEARHQESLVQKKLSKTLGHSSRCLFTLLQYYLCGSITDIEVEICGGVYRVGMDRYCLCMGRILTSNQEKMVLSGVKQLDRALGLFKFIWETARMKGVLELQGHLWCVGAEKKTIAYKGNKFFVHAITLCSKDCRMEFEEHFTSRQWMMITES, encoded by the exons ATGGAATTCAAGAACTATTGCATGCCCTATGTATGCAAAGACGTGGATTTGATTGATGGAAGACTAGTTTACATAGATGATAATTCAAGAATCATTGATGATCATGTCAAAGAAAGAATGCATGCTTTCAAGTCACTGGCTAGGGCATTCCTAGGGTCTGCATCAATGCAGGACTCACTGAACAAT TTGTTTGTTTCAATAAACGGGATTGAAAGAGAGCCCATTACTATAAAGTCACTCACCAAAGTGTGCAACTTTCTAAACATTTCTGCACAACAAAGGAAGTTGGTGCGTCTCACGGTATGCCCACAGGTCACACAACACCGGGTATGGACAGGAGCACTAGAGGAAATACTAAAGGGCTTGAAATCTGATATGGAGTCTTTGACTCATCAGTTGTTCAGCCAAGGTACCCAGATGGGTCACCAAATAGTCTCTAGCTGTCTAAAGTTTTTGGATGGCAAAGCCATTTCCTATGACCCTGACTCCACTTCGTGGATGCGCCTTGCACCTGCAAAAATAGTTGATTCCCCTGCTAATAAATGTGAAGAAGTTCTTGATATGTTTAATGATCTCATCAAATCTTTAAGAAATGAAGAAGAGTTACAGTTTCATGTGTCAAAGCTTGAGGTCATGAAAGAAGGGCTTGCTCAGATCAAGGATGTGTTAATAGATAGAAATATTGGATACAAGGAGGCTCGACATCAAGAGAGCCTAGTGCAAAAGAAGCTTTCCAAGACATTAGGTCATTCATCCAGATGTTTGTTCACACTTCTGCAATATTACCTCTGTGGCAGTATTACAGATATTGAAGTAGAAATATGTGGCGGGGTTTATAGGGTAGGGATGGATAGGTATTGCTTGTGCATGGGAAGGATTTTAACTTCTAAccaggagaagatggttttgaGTGGGGTTAAGCAGTTGGACAGGGCTCTAGGGCTTTTCAAGTTTATATGGGAGACAGCAAGGATGAAAGGAGTTTTAGAGCTGCAAGGCCATTTATGGTGCGTTGGTGCGGAGAAGAAGACAATTGCATATAAAGGAAATAAGTTTTTTGTACATGCAATTACTCTCTGTTCAAAGGACTGCAGGATGGAGTTCGAAGAGCATTTTACTAGTAGACAATGGATGATGATCACTGAAAGCTAG